In a single window of the Deinococcus reticulitermitis genome:
- a CDS encoding glycoside hydrolase family 88 protein: protein MTATPPAVQNTQLFTQRIQDALTITRQKMRDFDTVFPDDTSSGQVYSPRAERMVQTRTGPRMSLLGENVGWTTGFWTGQLWLAYELTGDQAFADVAAGQLPSFERRLTERIDVDHHDVGFLYTLSAVAQTRLTGSGEAREVGLRAAEQLLTRYLPSAGILQAWGELDDPEQRGRIIIDCLMNLPLLYWASAQSGETRYAEAARRHAHNSLRTVIRHDSTTFHTFFFNAETGEPSHGRTSQGSGDDSCWSRGQAWGIYGFALSYMLTRDEAFLTAARQLADYFLVNLPEDGVVYWDFAFRDGDGEEKDSSAAAIAVCGLHELAKWLPEAEARPYRDAAADILTSLCQAYAATPGGSSNALLLHGVYGKPGGDGVDEANLWGDYFYLEALVRHTRDWSLFW, encoded by the coding sequence GTGACTGCCACACCACCAGCCGTTCAGAACACACAACTGTTCACCCAGCGCATTCAGGACGCCCTGACTATCACCCGTCAGAAGATGAGGGACTTTGATACGGTGTTCCCGGACGACACCAGCTCAGGCCAGGTGTATTCCCCGCGTGCTGAGCGAATGGTGCAGACCCGCACCGGCCCCAGGATGTCGCTGCTAGGGGAGAACGTGGGCTGGACGACGGGATTCTGGACGGGGCAGTTGTGGCTGGCATACGAATTGACAGGAGATCAGGCCTTTGCGGACGTCGCGGCCGGCCAACTCCCCAGCTTCGAGCGCCGACTGACCGAACGCATCGACGTGGATCACCACGACGTGGGATTCCTGTACACGCTTTCAGCCGTGGCCCAGACGCGGCTGACGGGCAGCGGGGAGGCGCGGGAGGTGGGACTGCGGGCGGCTGAACAGCTTCTGACGCGCTATCTGCCATCGGCGGGCATCTTGCAGGCGTGGGGCGAGCTGGACGACCCCGAGCAGCGCGGGCGCATCATCATCGACTGCCTGATGAACCTGCCACTGCTGTACTGGGCCAGCGCCCAGAGCGGCGAGACGCGCTACGCCGAGGCGGCGCGGCGGCACGCACACAATTCGCTCCGCACCGTTATCCGGCACGATTCGACCACCTTCCACACTTTTTTCTTCAACGCCGAAACGGGTGAACCCAGTCACGGGCGCACGTCCCAGGGTTCCGGTGACGATTCCTGCTGGTCACGCGGGCAGGCCTGGGGCATCTACGGGTTTGCGCTGTCCTACATGCTGACGCGCGACGAGGCTTTCCTGACGGCGGCGCGGCAACTGGCCGACTACTTTCTGGTCAACCTGCCGGAAGACGGGGTGGTGTACTGGGATTTTGCGTTCAGGGACGGGGACGGCGAGGAGAAGGACAGTTCTGCGGCGGCCATCGCCGTGTGCGGGTTACACGAACTGGCGAAGTGGCTGCCGGAAGCCGAGGCCCGGCCCTACCGGGACGCCGCGGCGGACATCCTGACTTCGCTTTGCCAGGCCTACGCCGCCACGCCCGGCGGTTCCTCGAATGCGCTACTGCTGCACGGGGTGTACGGCAAGCCCGGTGGGGACGGCGTGGACGAGGCGAATCTGTGGGGCGACTACTTCTACCTGGAAGCCCTGGTGCGCCACACGCGCGACTGGAGTCTGTTCTGGTGA
- a CDS encoding DUF2264 domain-containing protein has product MNTLSMTSHVPGSGPGRALNTRADVAELLAEWLTPLAKHLNPGATRAGLGVNAAHYGHALAGLEGYARALWGLVPLLAGGGKSALAQPWLQGLRNGTNPHHPGYWGVPGDSSQALVEMPAIALAAALAPDFFWTPLSQQEQGNLTRWLLAINDRALVDNNWLYFRVIVNAALARLGEPHDPQAVRQALDRVQEFALGNGWFSDGEVNADQNQVDYYVPFGFHFYGLLYAALSHTPEGERETRLRQQARAFAPQFREWFARSGAALPFGRSLTYRFAQGAFWGAAAFAGEEVLPWGEVKHLWFQHLRWWAAQPMFTPDGLLSTGYGYPSLNLSEQYNSPASPYWAFKFFLPLALPDTHPFWQAREAAPPFTTGVFTQPEPGMLLCRDDADDHVFALSGRQHRLWVRHGAEKYSKFAYSTHFGFSVPGGAVGEEHAAPDSMLLLSEDGQHWRGREGAAHAEVSEQEVTLTWQPFPDVTVRTRLIPHLPGHLRLHDITTGRPLHVLEGGWPLGARDDWQQEHLAPHDLLLSSEEGYSRIADLVGQRPATFFKPDPNTNVLHPRTAVPTLRCELPAGQHRLGCFVLGRRQQDDMRQTVPVRPSSLRPSLSAALQGEHTP; this is encoded by the coding sequence GTGAACACCCTGTCCATGACCTCCCACGTGCCCGGCAGCGGGCCAGGCCGCGCCCTGAACACCCGGGCCGACGTGGCGGAGTTGCTTGCCGAGTGGCTCACGCCGCTGGCAAAGCACCTCAATCCAGGCGCGACGCGGGCCGGGCTGGGTGTGAATGCCGCCCATTACGGCCACGCGCTTGCGGGGCTGGAGGGCTACGCCCGCGCCCTCTGGGGGCTGGTTCCCTTGCTGGCCGGTGGGGGCAAAAGCGCCCTGGCCCAGCCGTGGCTTCAGGGCCTCAGGAACGGAACGAACCCCCACCACCCCGGTTACTGGGGCGTACCGGGCGACTCCTCGCAGGCGCTGGTGGAAATGCCAGCCATCGCGCTGGCGGCTGCGTTGGCTCCCGACTTCTTCTGGACGCCGCTGAGCCAACAGGAGCAAGGCAACCTGACCCGCTGGCTTCTGGCGATCAACGACCGCGCCCTGGTGGACAACAACTGGCTGTACTTCCGGGTGATCGTGAACGCCGCCCTGGCCCGCCTGGGAGAACCGCACGACCCGCAAGCGGTCAGGCAGGCTCTGGATCGCGTTCAGGAGTTCGCCCTGGGCAACGGCTGGTTCAGTGACGGGGAGGTCAATGCCGACCAGAATCAGGTGGATTACTACGTGCCGTTCGGCTTTCACTTCTACGGACTGCTGTACGCGGCGCTGAGCCACACGCCGGAAGGGGAACGGGAAACGCGGCTGCGGCAACAGGCCCGCGCCTTTGCGCCACAGTTCCGCGAATGGTTCGCCCGCAGTGGGGCGGCCCTGCCGTTTGGGCGCAGCCTCACTTACCGTTTCGCGCAGGGGGCCTTCTGGGGCGCGGCGGCCTTCGCGGGCGAGGAGGTGCTGCCCTGGGGCGAAGTCAAGCACCTGTGGTTCCAGCACCTTCGCTGGTGGGCGGCCCAGCCCATGTTCACGCCGGATGGCCTGCTCAGTACCGGGTACGGCTACCCCAGTCTCAACCTCAGCGAGCAGTACAACAGCCCGGCCTCGCCGTACTGGGCCTTCAAGTTCTTCCTGCCGCTGGCCCTGCCGGACACCCACCCGTTCTGGCAGGCGCGGGAGGCTGCGCCGCCCTTCACCACGGGCGTCTTCACGCAGCCCGAACCTGGCATGCTGCTGTGCCGCGATGACGCCGACGATCACGTGTTCGCCCTGTCGGGGCGTCAGCACCGCCTGTGGGTGCGCCACGGGGCGGAGAAATACAGCAAATTCGCCTACTCCACCCACTTCGGTTTCAGCGTTCCGGGCGGCGCGGTCGGCGAGGAACACGCGGCCCCCGACAGCATGCTGCTGCTCTCCGAGGACGGGCAGCACTGGCGCGGGCGCGAGGGAGCGGCACACGCGGAGGTCAGCGAGCAGGAAGTCACCCTGACCTGGCAGCCTTTCCCAGACGTGACCGTTCGCACGCGCCTGATTCCCCACCTGCCCGGCCACCTGCGCCTTCACGACATCACGACTGGACGCCCGTTGCACGTCCTGGAAGGCGGCTGGCCGCTGGGCGCACGGGACGACTGGCAGCAGGAACACCTCGCGCCGCACGACCTGCTACTGAGCAGTGAGGAAGGGTACTCGCGCATCGCTGACCTCGTCGGGCAGCGCCCCGCCACCTTCTTCAAACCCGACCCGAACACCAACGTGCTGCACCCCCGCACCGCCGTGCCCACGCTGCGCTGCGAACTGCCTGCCGGACAGCATCGCCTGGGCTGCTTCGTGCTGGGCCGACGCCAGCAGGATGACATGCGCCAAACCGTTCCCGTCCGCCCCTCCAGCCTCCGCCCGTCACTTTCCGCTGCTCTGCAAGGAGAACATACACCATGA